From the Ipomoea triloba cultivar NCNSP0323 chromosome 8, ASM357664v1 genome, the window TGCTCGGTTGCCCCTTGATGATAGTTCAGGTATGTTTGCTTATGGTTTTTTCAGAAATCAGAAAACTTGCAGTCCATATCTGAGCTATTACCTTGTGTAAATTTGGTCCTAAACCACAAATCAAATTATTTGAGTTATTATATTACACTGTGTAAATCCAGCCTTGTGGTTCTAATCAGCAAAGAACCACAAATTAGATTATCTGAGTTATTACACGGTGTAAATCCAGCCTTGTGGTTCTAATCAGTAAagaatcacaaattaaattatctgAGTTATTACACTCTGTAAATCCAGCCTTGTGGTTTTAATTAGCAAGGAACCACAAATCAGATTATCTGAGTTATTACACTGGGTAAATCCAGCCTTGTGGTTCTAATCAGCAAAGAACCACAAATCAGATTATCTGAGTTATTACACTTGGTAAATCCAGCCTTGTGGTTCTAATCAGCAAAGAACCACAAATCAGATTATCTGAATTATTACTCTGTGTAAATCCAGCCTTGTTGTTCTAATCAGCAAAGAACCACAACTCAGATTATCTTGTGTAAATCCAGTCTTGTGGTTCTAATCAGCAAAGAACCACAAATCAGATCAGCCTAGGCGGTTCTTAGCTGATCTCGGCTCAAACTAATAACttagtttttaatttatatgttataaaattaCAGGTTACGAGGTTGATTTGTGGAGGATTCGTGGTGGCTATACGTGTAAACCATGTTCTAACTGATGGATTAGGTTTATCACAATTTGTGAAAGCTGTGAGAGAATTAGCTCAAGGTGCATCTTCACCTTCAACTAAACCTATCTGGAATAGAGAATTATTGACTGCAAAAAATCTTCCATTCCAAATCACATATCACCACCCTGAATATGGCGTTGTGAGCCACGAAAACGACCCAACAATGGACCACCAAAATTTGGTTTCTCACTCCTTCTTTTTTGGCCCCAAAGAGCTAAAAGCCATCCGCCGGAAACTCCCGCCGGAGGCTCGCCGGAGCTCAAAGTTCGACGTGATCACCGCCTGCATTTGGAGGTCTCGAACCCGGGCCTTGAAGGTGAAACGTGACGAGCAAGTAAGCATTGCATGCATGGTTAATATACGCAACAAAAGCCCCGTCCCGCTCCCGAACGGATATTACGGCAACGAAGCCATCACGCCGGCGGCGGCGACGGACGCCGGAAGTTTATGCGAAAATCCGTTGGAGTATGCGGTGGAGTTGGTGGAGAAAGCTAAGGAGAAAGTGGACGAGGATTATGTTAAATCGGTGGTTAATTTCATGGATTTGAAGGGGCGGCCGACGATTTTGAGGTCGGAGAGAAACTATGTTGTTTCGGATTCGTCGAAGTTGGGGTTTGATGGAGTGGATTTTGGGTGGGGGAAGCCGGTGTACGGCGGCACCATGGAGGGAGGATCCGGGAATAATAGCATTTATGCTCCTTACCGGAAAACCGACGGAGAAGCCGGCGTTTTGGTGCCGGTTTTTCTGCCGCCGGCGGCGATGAAGAGGTTTGAAGTGGAGCTTGAAAAGTTGATAGCTATGGAGAGTGGTGAATTTTTAGAGCCATCAAAACCATTTATTAATTCTGCTCTCTAAACCAGCTTGATTAGTGTGAGAATCAACTTGATTGGTGTCAGTTGGCGTGTCCTCTTTTCCACCTGCCCAATGCAGACATAAATTAGGTGGCTTAATCAGCTTGATTGGTGTCAGTTGTCGTACCCTCTTTTCCTCTAACCCAATGCAGACATAAATTAGGTGGCTTAACCAGCTTGATGGTGTCAGTTGTCGTACCCTCTTTTCCTCTAACCCAATGTAGACATAAATTAGGTGGCTTAACCAGCTTTATGGTGTCAGTTGTCATACCCTCTTTTCCTCTAACCCAATGCAGACATAAATATAATTAGGTGGCTTAACCAGCTTGATTGGTGTCAGTTGCCGCCATACCCTCTTTTCCTCTAGCCCAATGCAGACATAAATTAGGTGACTTAACCAGCTTGATGGTGTCAGTTATCGTACCCTCTTTTCCTCTAGCCCAATGCAGACATAAATTAGGT encodes:
- the LOC116028080 gene encoding methanol O-anthraniloyltransferase-like → MAVEKAFIVSHKEPELLGPAKPTPQETKELSDIDDQKGLRFHFCMIMFYRANPIMKAKDPVETIRDAVAKALVWYYPLAGRLIQGAKDKFMVDCSAQGISFIEADCNFSLEDLGDAIKPPCLYSKEFLYEVPGSDEMLGCPLMIVQVTRLICGGFVVAIRVNHVLTDGLGLSQFVKAVRELAQGASSPSTKPIWNRELLTAKNLPFQITYHHPEYGVVSHENDPTMDHQNLVSHSFFFGPKELKAIRRKLPPEARRSSKFDVITACIWRSRTRALKVKRDEQVSIACMVNIRNKSPVPLPNGYYGNEAITPAAATDAGSLCENPLEYAVELVEKAKEKVDEDYVKSVVNFMDLKGRPTILRSERNYVVSDSSKLGFDGVDFGWGKPVYGGTMEGGSGNNSIYAPYRKTDGEAGVLVPVFLPPAAMKRFEVELEKLIAMESGEFLEPSKPFINSAL